One region of Archocentrus centrarchus isolate MPI-CPG fArcCen1 chromosome 6, fArcCen1, whole genome shotgun sequence genomic DNA includes:
- the LOC115781178 gene encoding carbohydrate sulfotransferase 1 isoform X2, whose product MECSWKTVLLLVCASLGVQYTAIRTLRDSLSGPCQGAYRCHSRHLRDSRWRASCDDSWLPVESPRKHILLFATTRSGSSFTGQLLNQHPGVFYVFEPLYHVQQAFTNSSSRLRRTLDRRALLGAYRDLLLNLYTCELHFMENYIRPEPQDHLTSSFFRRSSSHALCSPPVCSDGVVAAASDPPDETWCPKKCGALNLTLASMSCLSRGHVAVKTVRVPEVGDLRTLTEDPRLDLKIIHLVRDPRAILASRMMAFSDQFRAWKIWNATGRQPRYVDLSQITSTCKDMVASVETGLQRPAWLRGRYLLVRYEDLAFNPKDKASEIYRFAGLEMEERVRIWIAKNTNNNVSSPSEWNYRYSTTRDSRVTAESWRLRLSFDIVRTVQNLCNDTLALLGYKQVHSAPELRNLSQSLVARRTFQPVT is encoded by the exons ATGGAGTGCTCCTGGAAGACGGTGCTGCTTCTTGTATGTGCGTCTCTGGGGGTGCAGTATACAGCCATTCGGACCCTGAGGGACTCGCTGTCAGGACCTTGTCAGGGAGCTTACCGCTGCCACAGCAGACATCTCAGAG ACTCCAGGTGGAGAGCCTCCTGTGATGACAGTTGGTTGCCCGTGGAGTCACCTCGAAAGCACATCCTGCTGTTTGCCACCACACGCAGTGGTTCCTCTTTCACCGGGCAGCTCCTCAACCAGCATCCCGGGGTCTTCTATGTGTTTGAGCCTCTGTACCACGTCCAGCAAGCCTTCACCAACTCCAGTAGCAGGTTGCGTCGCACCTTGGACCGCCGTGCCTTGCTGGGAGCATACAGGGACCTTCTTCTCAATCTGTACACTTGTGAGCTTCACTTTATGGAGAACTACATCCGTCCTGAACCTCAAGACCACCTCACAAGCTCCTTTTTCCGCCGGAGCTCCAGCCATGCCCTCTGTTCCCCTCCGGTTTGCTCTGATGGAGTGGTTGCAGCAGCCTCTGATCCACCTGATGAAACCTGGTGTCCTAAGAAATGTGGCGCCCTGAACCTCACTTTAGCCTCTATGTCATGTCTGTCAAGAGGGCATGTAGCTGTAAAGACTGTGCGGGTCCCTGAGGTGGGGGATCTGCGCACTCTGACTGAAGATCCACGTCTGGACCTGAAGATCATCCACCTGGTGAGAGACCCCAGAGCCATCCTTGCCTCACGCATGATGGCATTTTCTGATCAGTTTCGCGCTTGGAAAATATGGAATGCGACGGGGCGGCAGCCTCGATACGTGGACCTTTCGCAGATCACCAGCACCTGTAAGGACATGGTGGCCTCTGTAGAAACAGGCCTGCAGAGACCGGCATGGCTGCGTGGACGTTACCTGCTGGTACGGTATGAGGACTTAGCCTTCAACCCAAAGGACAAGGCCAGTGAGATCTACAGGTTTGCGGGGCTCGAAATGGAGGAGAGGGTGAGGATATGGATTGCAAAGAACACCAACAATAATGTGTCATCGCCATCTGAGTGGAACTATAGATACTCCACCACCAGAGACTCCAGAGTGACAGCTGAGAGCTGGAGGCTTCGTCTCAGCTTTGACATTGTAAGAACAGTTCAGAATCTGTGTAATGACACTCTGGCTCTGCTGGGATACAAACAGGTTCACTCCGCACCTGAACTCAGAAATTTGTCACAGAGTTTAGTGGCACGCAGGACATTTCAACCAGTCACATAG
- the LOC115781178 gene encoding carbohydrate sulfotransferase 1 isoform X1 has product MWEGCRVRGGGRMECSWKTVLLLVCASLGVQYTAIRTLRDSLSGPCQGAYRCHSRHLRDSRWRASCDDSWLPVESPRKHILLFATTRSGSSFTGQLLNQHPGVFYVFEPLYHVQQAFTNSSSRLRRTLDRRALLGAYRDLLLNLYTCELHFMENYIRPEPQDHLTSSFFRRSSSHALCSPPVCSDGVVAAASDPPDETWCPKKCGALNLTLASMSCLSRGHVAVKTVRVPEVGDLRTLTEDPRLDLKIIHLVRDPRAILASRMMAFSDQFRAWKIWNATGRQPRYVDLSQITSTCKDMVASVETGLQRPAWLRGRYLLVRYEDLAFNPKDKASEIYRFAGLEMEERVRIWIAKNTNNNVSSPSEWNYRYSTTRDSRVTAESWRLRLSFDIVRTVQNLCNDTLALLGYKQVHSAPELRNLSQSLVARRTFQPVT; this is encoded by the exons Atg TGGGAAGGATGTAGAGTCAGAGGTGGAGGCAGGATGGAGTGCTCCTGGAAGACGGTGCTGCTTCTTGTATGTGCGTCTCTGGGGGTGCAGTATACAGCCATTCGGACCCTGAGGGACTCGCTGTCAGGACCTTGTCAGGGAGCTTACCGCTGCCACAGCAGACATCTCAGAG ACTCCAGGTGGAGAGCCTCCTGTGATGACAGTTGGTTGCCCGTGGAGTCACCTCGAAAGCACATCCTGCTGTTTGCCACCACACGCAGTGGTTCCTCTTTCACCGGGCAGCTCCTCAACCAGCATCCCGGGGTCTTCTATGTGTTTGAGCCTCTGTACCACGTCCAGCAAGCCTTCACCAACTCCAGTAGCAGGTTGCGTCGCACCTTGGACCGCCGTGCCTTGCTGGGAGCATACAGGGACCTTCTTCTCAATCTGTACACTTGTGAGCTTCACTTTATGGAGAACTACATCCGTCCTGAACCTCAAGACCACCTCACAAGCTCCTTTTTCCGCCGGAGCTCCAGCCATGCCCTCTGTTCCCCTCCGGTTTGCTCTGATGGAGTGGTTGCAGCAGCCTCTGATCCACCTGATGAAACCTGGTGTCCTAAGAAATGTGGCGCCCTGAACCTCACTTTAGCCTCTATGTCATGTCTGTCAAGAGGGCATGTAGCTGTAAAGACTGTGCGGGTCCCTGAGGTGGGGGATCTGCGCACTCTGACTGAAGATCCACGTCTGGACCTGAAGATCATCCACCTGGTGAGAGACCCCAGAGCCATCCTTGCCTCACGCATGATGGCATTTTCTGATCAGTTTCGCGCTTGGAAAATATGGAATGCGACGGGGCGGCAGCCTCGATACGTGGACCTTTCGCAGATCACCAGCACCTGTAAGGACATGGTGGCCTCTGTAGAAACAGGCCTGCAGAGACCGGCATGGCTGCGTGGACGTTACCTGCTGGTACGGTATGAGGACTTAGCCTTCAACCCAAAGGACAAGGCCAGTGAGATCTACAGGTTTGCGGGGCTCGAAATGGAGGAGAGGGTGAGGATATGGATTGCAAAGAACACCAACAATAATGTGTCATCGCCATCTGAGTGGAACTATAGATACTCCACCACCAGAGACTCCAGAGTGACAGCTGAGAGCTGGAGGCTTCGTCTCAGCTTTGACATTGTAAGAACAGTTCAGAATCTGTGTAATGACACTCTGGCTCTGCTGGGATACAAACAGGTTCACTCCGCACCTGAACTCAGAAATTTGTCACAGAGTTTAGTGGCACGCAGGACATTTCAACCAGTCACATAG